In the Limanda limanda chromosome 10, fLimLim1.1, whole genome shotgun sequence genome, one interval contains:
- the emx3 gene encoding empty spiracles homeobox 3 has protein sequence MFQHSSHKKCFTIESLVGKEPGGPGGPGGPGGPGGPGPGDEPIRPTALRFPEALHPAAGIFGSCFPGAGGRTLYSSGPDLVLQEPGSHGQTPGGLHPLHPLQMPPPQGFFSPQHRDALSFYPWVLRSRYLGHRFQGDDSSPENLLLHGPFSRKPKRIRTAFSPSQLLRLERAFEKNHYVVGAERKQLASGLCLTETQVKVWFQNRRTKHKRQKLEEESPEALLKRKGSQHVSRWRAATQQGAGEDVDVLSED, from the exons ATGTTCCAGCACAGCAGCCACAAGAAGTGCTTCACCATCGAGTCGCTGGTGGGGAAGGAGCCGGGCGGCCCCGGTGGTCCCGGTGGTCCCGGTGGCCCCGGTGGTCCCGGCCCCGGGGACGAGCCCATCCGGCCCACGGCGCTCCGCTTCCCGGAGGCCCTGCACCCCGCGGCCGGGATCTTCGGCTCCTGCTTCCCGGGGGCCGGCGGCCGGACCCTGTACTCGTCCGGGCCGGACCTGGTGCTGCAGGAGCCCGGGTCGCACGGGCAGACCCCCGGGGGTCTGCACCCGCTCCACCCGCTGCAGATGCCCCCCCCACAGGGCTTCTTCAGCCCGCAGCACCGCGACGCGCTGAGCTTCTACCCCTGGGTCCTGAGGAGCCGCTACCTGGGCCACCGCTTCCAAG gtgacGACAGCAGTCCAGAGAACCTGCTGCTCCACGGGCCGTTCTCCAGGAAACCCAAACGCATCCGCACGGCGTTCTCTCCGTCGCAGCTGCTGCGGCTGGAGCGAGCCTTCGAGAAGAATCACTACGTGGTCGGCGCCGAGAGGAAGCAGCTCGCCAGCGGGCTGTGCCTGACCGAGACGCAG GTGAAGGTGTGGTTCCAGAACCGCCGGACGAAGCACAAGCgtcagaagctggaggaggagtctCCAGAGGCGCTGCTGAAGAGGAAGGGCAGTCAACACGTCAGCCGCTGGAGAGCCGCCACGCAGCAGGGCGCCGGCGAGGACGTGGACGTCCTCAGCGAGGACTag